A single Actinomycetes bacterium DNA region contains:
- a CDS encoding MoxR family ATPase, which translates to MADLAGSFDKIRANIERVIEGKPEVVRLALIALMAEGHLLIEDVPGVGKTMLAKALARSIDCSVRRIQFTPDLLPSDVTGVSVYNQERGDFEFKPGAIFANVVLGDEINRASPKTQSAMLESMEERQVTMDGVTYQLGVPFMVIATQNPIEHEGTYPLPEAQRDRFMLQLSIGYPTREAEIDILNTHGRASTLNDISPVADAPTIAGMIEACRTVHVADSLKKYIVDLCRATRDHGDLALGASPRAALALLRAARAAAASDGRDYVVPDDIKALVVPVLAHRLILAPEAQMVGRDTADVLADLLEFVPIPIRGRGQG; encoded by the coding sequence ATGGCTGACCTCGCAGGATCCTTCGACAAGATCCGGGCCAACATCGAGCGGGTGATCGAGGGCAAGCCCGAGGTCGTCCGGCTCGCGCTGATCGCGCTCATGGCCGAGGGGCACCTGCTGATCGAGGACGTCCCCGGTGTGGGCAAGACCATGCTGGCCAAGGCCCTGGCCCGCTCGATCGACTGCTCGGTGCGGCGCATCCAGTTCACGCCCGACCTGCTGCCGTCGGACGTGACCGGGGTCAGCGTCTACAACCAGGAGCGGGGTGACTTCGAGTTCAAGCCAGGGGCGATCTTCGCCAACGTCGTGCTCGGCGACGAGATCAACCGGGCCTCGCCCAAGACCCAGAGCGCGATGCTCGAGTCCATGGAGGAGCGCCAGGTCACCATGGACGGGGTGACCTACCAGCTCGGGGTGCCGTTCATGGTCATCGCGACCCAGAACCCCATCGAGCACGAGGGCACCTACCCGCTGCCCGAGGCCCAGCGCGACCGGTTCATGCTGCAGCTCTCGATCGGCTACCCGACCCGCGAGGCCGAGATCGACATCCTGAACACCCACGGCCGCGCTTCGACCCTGAACGACATCTCGCCCGTGGCCGACGCCCCCACGATCGCCGGGATGATCGAGGCCTGCCGGACCGTGCACGTGGCCGACAGCCTCAAGAAGTACATCGTCGACCTCTGCCGGGCCACCCGGGACCACGGCGACCTCGCCCTCGGCGCGAGCCCCCGGGCCGCGCTCGCCCTGCTGCGGGCGGCCAGGGCGGCGGCCGCCTCCGACGGTCGCGACTACGTCGTGCCCGACGACATCAAGGCGCTGGTCGTGCCGGTGCTCGCCCACCGCCTCATCCTCGCCCCCGAGGCCCAGATGGTCGGGCGGGACACCGCCGACGTGCTCGCCGACCTGCTGGAGTTCGTGCCCATCCCCATCCGCGGGCGCGGCCAGGGCTGA